GTTTTGCATGATTGCCTGTGGAATATCAAATGATACAACACTACTAATAAATTCTTGTGTTAATGGTTTTTCTGGATTTGCGAAGATGTCATAAACAGAACCCTCTTCAATTACCTTACCGCCTTGCATAATCGCCATACGATCGCAAATTTCTTTTACAACATCCATTTCGTGCGTTATCAGAATAATCGTAATGCCAAGCTCTCGATTAATTTTCTTCAATAATCGTAGAATAGAGGTTGTTGTTGTTGGATCAAGTGCTGATGTGGCTTCATCGCAAAGCAATACAGAAGGGTTATTTGCTAAAGCTCTTGCAATACCTACACGTTGCTTTTGTCCTCCACTTAATTGTGCTGGATACACATCTTTTTTGTCTTCTAAGCCCACCATTTTGAGTAATTCCTCGACTCGTTTATTTCGCTCTTCCTTCGGCATTTTTGCCGCTTTTAATGCAAATTCAATATTTTCACCAACTGTTTTTTGGCTGATTAAATAAAAATGTTGGAAGATCATACCAATTTTCAAACGCGCTTGACGAAGCTTTTCACCTTTTAACTTTGTTAAATCTTGTCCATCAATTAAAATTCGACCATCTGTTGGTTGTTCCAATAAATTAATACAGCGTAATAGGGAGCTTTTCCCTGCTCCAGAATAACCAACGATACCAAATATCTCTCCATCCTTAATTGTCAATGAGACATGATCTACACCGGTTACCATTTTCTTTTTTGCTTTGTAAACCTTTGATACATTTTGTATTTCCAGCATATACATCCCTCTAATCCGCTTAAATTCGCATAATTTCTATAAACAAACTATGTATTTTTACTAAAAAAGATACATCTCTCAACTGAAAGATGTATCTTATCATCAACGCTCATTTATCTTTCAGAAATAAATTCTGTAGGAATTAGCACCTTCCCTAACGGGGGTTGCTGGACTTCGTAGGGCCTGTCCCTCAGTCA
This window of the Rummeliibacillus pycnus genome carries:
- a CDS encoding methionine ABC transporter ATP-binding protein — protein: MLEIQNVSKVYKAKKKMVTGVDHVSLTIKDGEIFGIVGYSGAGKSSLLRCINLLEQPTDGRILIDGQDLTKLKGEKLRQARLKIGMIFQHFYLISQKTVGENIEFALKAAKMPKEERNKRVEELLKMVGLEDKKDVYPAQLSGGQKQRVGIARALANNPSVLLCDEATSALDPTTTTSILRLLKKINRELGITIILITHEMDVVKEICDRMAIMQGGKVIEEGSVYDIFANPEKPLTQEFISSVVSFDIPQAIMQNVKGQVVKILFKGDVAGEGVISDMLQQFEVQGNFLHGTIEYIQERPLGIFLMELNGQVEDVNRSITYMESRGVTVEVLDDVI